Proteins from one Pyramidobacter piscolens W5455 genomic window:
- a CDS encoding glycosyltransferase family 32 protein: protein MAIPKIIHYCWFGEKEFPALGRRCLASWKKFLPDYRIVLWNELNFDLSAFCFTREAAAMKKWAFVSDFLRLYALYRRGGVYLDSDVEVLKPLDGFLRHRAFTGFERPGCPVTGIMGAEAGHPWIKGLLADYSRKHFIDESGVPDLTPNTELITRDLRKRYGVLLNNRKQFLDDGLCIYPQEIFCPLTLKGENYGKNFAGAFTVHWFAGSWRPPGARLLSGLGRALRKIHLYNVMRRIVRGKDA, encoded by the coding sequence ATGGCGATTCCAAAAATCATCCATTACTGCTGGTTTGGCGAAAAGGAATTCCCGGCGCTGGGACGCCGGTGTCTTGCCTCGTGGAAAAAATTTCTGCCCGATTACAGGATCGTGCTTTGGAACGAGCTGAATTTTGACCTTTCCGCGTTTTGTTTTACACGGGAAGCGGCGGCCATGAAAAAATGGGCCTTCGTCTCGGATTTCCTGAGGCTTTACGCTCTGTACCGCCGGGGCGGGGTTTATCTGGACAGCGACGTCGAGGTGCTGAAGCCGCTCGATGGCTTCTTGCGGCACCGCGCTTTTACCGGATTCGAGCGTCCCGGCTGCCCGGTAACCGGGATCATGGGGGCCGAAGCGGGGCACCCGTGGATAAAAGGACTGCTCGCCGACTACTCGCGGAAGCATTTCATCGACGAAAGCGGCGTTCCCGATCTGACTCCGAATACGGAACTGATCACGCGGGACCTTCGGAAACGGTACGGCGTGCTTTTGAACAATCGGAAGCAGTTTCTTGACGACGGCCTGTGTATCTATCCGCAGGAGATCTTTTGCCCGCTGACCCTGAAAGGTGAAAATTACGGAAAAAATTTTGCCGGCGCCTTTACGGTCCACTGGTTCGCGGGAAGCTGGCGTCCGCCGGGCGCCCGGCTGTTGAGCGGGCTGGGGCGGGCGCTGCGGAAGATCCATCTGTACAATGTGATGCGGCGGATTGTGCGCGGGAAAGACGCGTAG
- the thiT gene encoding energy-coupled thiamine transporter ThiT translates to MYQRSKTQSVVEAALCIALAVVFSRLRLFRLPQGGSVTLEIVPLLVYAMRWGLLKGIGAGAVAGLLQYVMGGYVVHPVQGLLDYPLAYAALGLAALGGEHVFVGILVAVAARIVCHVASGVVFFASYAPAGTHPLVYSLLYNGSFMAANMVIALILVPLILARLKKF, encoded by the coding sequence ATGTATCAACGCAGCAAAACGCAGTCGGTGGTAGAGGCGGCGCTGTGCATTGCGCTGGCGGTGGTGTTCTCGCGGCTGAGGCTGTTCCGTCTGCCTCAGGGCGGTTCGGTGACGCTGGAGATCGTGCCGCTTCTGGTCTACGCGATGCGCTGGGGACTGCTGAAAGGGATCGGCGCTGGCGCCGTGGCCGGCCTTTTGCAGTACGTGATGGGCGGCTACGTGGTTCATCCCGTGCAGGGGCTGCTCGATTATCCGCTGGCCTACGCGGCGCTGGGACTGGCCGCCTTGGGCGGAGAGCACGTCTTCGTAGGCATCCTCGTCGCCGTGGCGGCGCGGATCGTCTGTCACGTGGCGTCGGGCGTGGTGTTCTTCGCGTCCTACGCGCCGGCCGGCACGCATCCGCTGGTCTACTCGCTGCTGTACAACGGCAGCTTCATGGCCGCCAACATGGTGATCGCGCTGATCCTGGTGCCGCTGATTTTGGCGCGGCTGAAAAAATTCTGA
- a CDS encoding dicarboxylate/amino acid:cation symporter, with product MEKKGFVHTLPFKLICALAVGIVLGLALHVTDTSPLSGVVLNVIVCVKYVVAQFINFCVPLIIIGFIAPSITRLGGNASKMLLLAICLAYVSSIGAAFFATGSGYIILPHLSISPNVDGLKALPQPVFTLNIPQIMSVMSALFFSVLVGLAAAWNSSKYITNVLEEFQAIVLSIVTKFVIPLLPVLIGTTFCTLSYEGSITKQLPIFLIIIVLVIIGHYIWLTLLYSIAGAYSGKNPLDIVKNYGPAYMTAIGTMSSAATLSVALKCAQKSEPPLRDDLVSFGIPLFANIHLCGSVLTETFFVMAVSKMLYGGFPSVEKMILFCLLLGVFAIGAPGVPGGTVMASLGLITSVIGFDDTGTALMLTIFALQDSFGTACNVTGDGALTLILTGYAEKHGVKENSPEVLQAAAAREENERSM from the coding sequence ATGGAGAAGAAAGGCTTCGTTCACACCCTGCCGTTCAAACTGATCTGCGCGTTGGCAGTCGGCATCGTTTTGGGGCTGGCGCTTCACGTCACCGATACGAGTCCGCTCAGCGGAGTCGTTCTCAACGTTATCGTCTGCGTAAAGTACGTCGTCGCTCAGTTTATCAATTTCTGCGTTCCTCTCATCATCATCGGATTTATCGCCCCTTCGATCACGCGGCTCGGCGGCAACGCCTCCAAAATGCTGCTGCTTGCCATTTGCCTCGCCTACGTTTCCTCCATCGGCGCCGCGTTTTTCGCCACCGGCAGCGGTTACATAATCCTGCCGCATCTCTCCATCAGCCCCAACGTAGACGGTCTCAAAGCCTTGCCGCAGCCCGTGTTTACGTTGAACATCCCGCAGATCATGTCCGTCATGTCCGCGCTGTTCTTCTCGGTTCTGGTGGGTCTGGCGGCGGCGTGGAATTCCAGCAAGTACATTACGAATGTCCTGGAGGAGTTCCAGGCGATCGTCCTGAGCATCGTCACCAAATTCGTCATCCCGTTGCTTCCGGTCCTGATCGGAACGACCTTCTGCACGCTTTCCTATGAGGGGAGCATTACCAAGCAGCTGCCGATCTTCCTGATCATCATCGTCCTTGTCATCATCGGCCACTATATCTGGCTGACGCTGTTGTATTCCATCGCCGGCGCCTATTCCGGAAAGAATCCGCTGGACATCGTCAAGAACTACGGGCCTGCGTACATGACCGCGATCGGCACGATGTCTTCCGCGGCGACGCTCTCGGTGGCGCTGAAGTGCGCGCAGAAGTCCGAGCCTCCTTTAAGAGACGATCTGGTGAGCTTCGGCATTCCGCTTTTTGCCAACATCCATCTCTGCGGTTCCGTACTGACGGAAACGTTCTTCGTGATGGCCGTTTCCAAAATGCTTTACGGAGGATTCCCTTCAGTTGAAAAGATGATCCTTTTCTGCCTGCTCCTCGGCGTTTTCGCGATCGGCGCTCCCGGCGTGCCCGGCGGCACTGTCATGGCGTCCCTTGGACTGATCACGAGCGTGATCGGCTTCGACGACACGGGAACGGCGCTGATGCTCACGATTTTTGCATTGCAGGATTCCTTCGGCACGGCGTGCAACGTCACCGGCGACGGCGCGTTGACGTTGATTCTTACGGGGTATGCGGAAAAACACGGCGTCAAGGAAAATTCGCCGGAAGTGCTGCAGGCCGCCGCAGCACGCGAAGAAAACGAACGCTCGATGTAG
- a CDS encoding class I SAM-dependent rRNA methyltransferase, translating to MKQERHYPRFAVTVKAERSVKSGHPWVYGEEVADVRGQYAPGDLVDVVSRGGAYLGTGFVNDHSKIRVRLISANANDRFDAAFFERRLRYALNYRKAVMGGQYDCCRLLFGDADGFPGLTVDRFGDVLVAEVLSLGMDKLKELLFPMLVRLLREDGQEISGLYERNDAAIRDLEGLPRHSGEFAMDGCSLAGRRTARICENGVLYDVNFVEGQKTGFFLDQKFNRAAAARLCAGLDVLDCFTHTGSFALNAVRGGAAHVTAVDVSAGALEMARHNAALNGCLGKMDFIAADVFDLLSDMASRGRGEYGMIILDPPAFAKSRRSVRDAARGYKEINLKAMKLLPRGGYLATASCSHFMTGDLFRQTLAAAAADAKVSLRQIEARGQSPDHPVLWGVPETEYLKFYLFQVV from the coding sequence ATGAAACAGGAACGACACTATCCGCGCTTCGCTGTCACTGTCAAGGCGGAACGCAGCGTCAAAAGCGGGCATCCGTGGGTCTACGGCGAAGAAGTCGCGGACGTTCGGGGGCAGTACGCTCCCGGCGACCTTGTGGACGTGGTGAGCCGCGGCGGGGCGTACCTCGGCACGGGATTCGTCAACGACCATTCCAAGATCCGCGTGCGCCTTATCTCCGCCAACGCCAACGACCGCTTCGACGCCGCCTTTTTCGAGCGCCGCCTGCGCTACGCGCTGAACTACCGTAAAGCGGTGATGGGCGGTCAGTACGACTGCTGCCGCCTGCTCTTCGGCGACGCCGACGGCTTTCCCGGTCTGACCGTGGACCGCTTCGGCGACGTGCTCGTGGCCGAAGTGCTGTCGCTCGGCATGGACAAGTTGAAAGAGTTGCTGTTTCCCATGCTGGTGCGGCTGCTGCGCGAGGACGGGCAGGAAATCAGCGGCCTGTACGAGCGCAACGACGCCGCCATCCGCGATCTCGAGGGGCTGCCGCGGCACAGCGGCGAGTTCGCCATGGACGGCTGCTCGCTGGCGGGGCGGCGCACGGCGCGCATCTGCGAGAACGGCGTGCTCTACGACGTCAATTTCGTGGAGGGGCAGAAGACGGGCTTCTTCCTCGACCAGAAGTTCAACCGCGCCGCGGCGGCCCGCTTGTGCGCCGGTCTGGACGTGCTGGACTGTTTCACCCACACCGGCTCGTTCGCGCTCAACGCCGTCAGGGGCGGCGCGGCGCACGTCACCGCCGTGGACGTCTCCGCAGGCGCTCTGGAGATGGCGCGCCACAACGCCGCGCTGAACGGCTGTCTCGGAAAGATGGACTTTATCGCCGCCGACGTCTTCGACCTCCTGAGCGATATGGCTTCCCGCGGCCGCGGCGAGTACGGCATGATCATTCTCGACCCGCCCGCGTTCGCCAAATCGCGCCGCAGCGTGCGCGACGCCGCCCGCGGCTACAAGGAGATCAACCTCAAGGCCATGAAGCTGCTGCCCCGCGGCGGTTATCTCGCGACGGCTTCGTGCTCGCACTTCATGACCGGCGATCTGTTCCGGCAGACGCTCGCCGCCGCGGCCGCCGACGCCAAGGTCAGCCTGCGCCAGATCGAGGCCCGCGGCCAATCCCCCGACCACCCGGTCCTGTGGGGCGTGCCGGAGACCGAGTACCTCAAGTTCTATCTGTTCCAGGTGGTATAA
- a CDS encoding PfkB family carbohydrate kinase: MKPVLFFGEALMDQFCDAAGELQSSLPGGSVLNAAVGAARLGLPAAFGGGIGGDEEGRALLRLLNREHIAHRFAFYKKDRATAAAEVRLDAKGQPIFAFRRAGCADEAVTPDDVEEIDPNDFSGLHCGGVMLASEPGASAQERLAEKFYDAAVPVSFDLNVRPALIADKTAFCERALKFMIRPQLVKFSRDDIEWFFPGEDVNDSFAAMHQARRGALTVLTAGVQGSLIASGQVCERLFAYSVAVADTTGCGDGYAAGLLRGLFSLPDATAWDELTAEQARWVGSSASAVAARVCEKQGAIAAMPRYRDIYSADGTHQ, encoded by the coding sequence ATGAAACCAGTTCTGTTCTTTGGAGAAGCGCTGATGGACCAGTTTTGCGACGCCGCGGGCGAACTGCAAAGCTCGCTGCCCGGCGGCTCCGTGCTCAACGCGGCCGTCGGCGCGGCGCGTCTCGGCCTGCCGGCGGCTTTCGGCGGCGGCATCGGCGGCGACGAGGAAGGGCGCGCCCTGCTGCGCCTGCTGAACCGCGAACACATCGCTCACCGCTTCGCCTTCTACAAAAAAGACCGCGCCACTGCCGCCGCGGAAGTGCGCCTCGACGCGAAGGGACAGCCGATTTTCGCCTTCCGCCGCGCGGGCTGCGCCGACGAAGCCGTGACGCCGGACGACGTGGAAGAGATCGATCCGAACGACTTCAGCGGCCTGCACTGCGGCGGCGTCATGCTCGCCTCCGAACCGGGCGCGTCCGCGCAGGAGCGGCTGGCGGAAAAATTTTACGACGCCGCCGTCCCCGTGTCGTTCGACCTCAACGTCCGTCCCGCGCTGATCGCCGACAAGACGGCGTTCTGCGAACGGGCGTTGAAATTCATGATCCGCCCGCAGCTCGTCAAGTTCAGCCGCGACGATATCGAATGGTTCTTCCCCGGCGAGGACGTCAACGACAGCTTCGCCGCCATGCACCAAGCCCGCCGCGGCGCGCTCACCGTGCTCACCGCCGGCGTGCAGGGTTCGCTGATCGCTTCGGGACAGGTCTGCGAACGTCTCTTCGCTTACTCCGTCGCCGTTGCCGACACGACCGGCTGCGGCGACGGCTACGCCGCCGGATTGCTGCGCGGCCTCTTCAGCCTGCCCGACGCCACCGCCTGGGACGAGCTGACCGCCGAACAGGCGCGCTGGGTCGGCTCCAGCGCGTCGGCCGTCGCCGCCCGCGTCTGCGAAAAGCAGGGAGCGATCGCCGCCATGCCCCGCTACCGCGATATTTACAGCGCCGACGGCACGCATCAATAA